In one window of Apis mellifera strain DH4 linkage group LG12, Amel_HAv3.1, whole genome shotgun sequence DNA:
- the LOC551738 gene encoding F-box/LRR-repeat protein 4 isoform X2 has translation MKNGNKLEYFLYYQDLEYYQEVYPIRVSIYETYNPGSVIGIWAQNSEGKWYQLWNGFPQVVPHKPRIFSPYLQLCNFKTKVIRLEFNHTLLDYYTELDAVLLIGTSELIVPNNLHNQNLNDLSQELGYLKQSDDDIYNLTPDYLKANQDLIILKKTLSKHCKLFKSKVIDNVSKGKLISKIGQHYQSVPPIEEAFNSLQQFLQEDFPKLIRDIHHSIPNTTEQNNSLQKKFLVSSTDFENQSYCNFSILPDETVLKILKNLDLRSLCCLCRVNKHFNNIARDALLYTSLNLKPYWYCLDTAALNSLAPRCHYLQQLDLSWCGNYNMIKYQDFIYFLRISGTVLTHLRLNCCQFVNDPIILEISKICKNLKELCLCNCMGITNEGFSKLENLKYLERLDLYRTSIETSTLCSILKRNTQMRHLNLAGMHDRLNIDEVAVELGNSCPYLESVDFWKAQTLTPQGVRALAHCTKLREVDFGWCGGMGAPGDSLRALLFSCRYLEKVFLAALRGLTDRDLEPLLLCQRLQQLDLLGARSLTPDICYGILLFCPKLEMIDLSFCEGINDFIVQEWRQQYPHVSIKRSFQVISSNMI, from the exons atgaaaaatggaaataaattagaatattttttatattatcaagatCTAGAATATTATCAAGAGGTATATCCAATTAGAGTATCAATATATGAAACTTACAATCCTGGAAGTGTAATTGGGATTTGGGCACAAAATTCCGAAGGCAAGTGGTATCAATTATGGAATGGATTTCCTCAAGTTGTGCCACACAAGCCGCGAATATTTTCTCCATATTTGCAGCTATGTAATTTTAAGACAAAAGTAATAAGACTAGAATTTAATCATACTTTATTAGACTATTATACAGAATTAGATGCTGTATTACTTATTGGTACATCAGAATTAATTGTACCTAATAACTTGcacaatcaaaatttaaatgatcttTCACAAGAATTGGGGTATCTTAAACAAAGTgatgatgatatttataatttaacacctgattatttaaaagcaaatcaagatttaataattcttaaaaaaacacTTTCTAAACActgtaaactttttaaaag TAAAGTAATAGATAATGTATCCAAGggtaaattaatatctaaaataggTCAACATTATCAATCTGTTCCTCCTATAGAAGAAGCATTCAACAgtttacaacaatttttacaagaagATTTTCCAAAACTTATTAGAGATATTCATCATTCAATACCAAATACTACTGAACAAAATAATTCTCtccagaaaaaatttttagtatcttcaactgattttgaaaatcaatcatattgcaatttttcaatacttccg gatgaaactgtattaaaaattttaaaaaatctagatTTAAGATCATTATGTTGTTTATGCAgagtaaataaacattttaataacattgcaAGAGATGCTTTGTTGTATACAAGTCTTAATTTAAAACCTTACTGGTATTGTTTAGATACAGCTGCATTAAATAGTTTAGCACCTAGGTGTCATTATTTGCAACAATTAGATCTTTCATGGtgtggaaattataatatgattaagtatcaagattttatatattttcttcgtataTCTGGAACTGTTTTGACACATTTAAGACTAAATTGTTGTCAATTTGTAAATGATCCtattattcttgaaatttcgaaaatatgtaagaatttaaaag aattatgttTGTGTAATTGTATGGGGATAACAAACGAAGGATTTTCAAagctcgaaaatttaaaatatctagaaCGTTTAGATCTTTACAGAACAAGCATAGAAACTTCTACATTatgttctattttaaaaaggaatacTCAAATGCGTCATTTAAATTTAGCAGGAATGCATGATCGTTTAAATATAGATGAAGTTGCTGTTGAGTTAGGAAATTCTTGTCCATATTTAGAAAGTGTAGATTTTTGGAAAGCACAAACTTTAACTCCACAGGGAGTCAGAGCTTTAGCTCACTGTACTAAACTTCGAGAAGTGGATTTTGGATGGTG cGGTGGTATGGGTGCTCCTGGTGATTCCTTACgagcattattattttcatgtcGCTATctagaaaaagtatttttagcAGCACTTAGAGGATTAACAGATCGTGATTTAGAACCACTTTTATTATGTCAACGATTACAACAATTGGATTTATTAGGAGCTCGTTCTCTTACTCCTGATATATgttatggaattttattattttgcccTAAATTAGAAATGATTGATCTTAGCTTTTGTGAAggtattaatgattttattgtaCAAGAATGGCGTCAACAATATCCACATGTTTCTATTAAAAGAAGTTTTCAAGTAATTAGctcaaatatgatataa
- the LOC100577673 gene encoding mitochondrial ribonuclease P protein 1 homolog, with translation MYDRFCLNFVTFVTKIYSNVSIQNAHKITISQFRIPIQVHVRNYCKGNPSKIIFDHYNKIYEKELQVLLEDPKYKAIYDRYNLELEYIKYNTGRVPKTLTASNWLHLLKSSTKTQKRSYIDFLWKLEKKEEHRQEKKLKKKEKKEIEEIKKNEKYLLGNSLFFRIRDQTINEFYNSRLISAMLHEPTIIYDLGYDEYMDPFEKENCAKQLLLSFSTNRIHEEPFNLYFCNVNYENRVMQKFHKLLPQLYEPHFPLNITSKSYLEIFDKNQLVYLTPNAQTILENFDPNLIYIIGGIVDKRDTKPYSFQKANKEGIKMMRLPLSEMLNWGTGSSKNLPLNQVLHIMLELKRTKNWTEALNVIPKRKLKEIKEKEQKRKQDIIMYKFYR, from the exons atgtatgatcgattttgtttaaattttgttacttttgtaactaaaatttattctaatgtttctattcaaaatgcacataaaattacaatttcacaATTTAGAATTCCTATACAAGTACATGTACGAAATTATTGTAAAGGAAAtccaagtaaaataatatttgatcattataacaaaatatatgaaaaagaattacaagTACTTCTAGAAGATCCAAAATATAAAGCTATTTACgatagatataatttagaattggAATACATAAAGTATAATACAGGAAGAGTACCTAAAACTTTAACAGCATCTAACTGGTTACATTTACTAAAATCATCAACAAAAACACAAAAAAG atcttATATAGACTTTCTttggaaattagaaaaaaaagaagaacatcgacaagaaaaaaagttaaaaaaaaaagaaaaaaaagaaatagaagaaataaaaaagaatgaaaaatatttattagggaattcattatttttccgcATACGTGACCAAACAATAAATGAGTTTTATAATAGCAGGCTGATAAGTGCTATGTTACATGAACcaacaataatatatgatcttggatatgatgaatatatggatccatttgaaaaagaaaattgtgcaaaacaattattattatctttttcaacaAATCGAATACATGAAGAaccttttaatctttatttttgtaatgtgAATTATGAAAATCGTGTTATGcagaaatttcataaattattaccaCAATTATATGAGCCacattttccattaaatattacttcaaaatcttatttagaaatatttgataaaaatcaattagtaTATCTTACTCCTAATGCTCaaacaattttagaaaattttgatcctaatctaatatatataattggtgGAATAGTAGATAAG aGAGATACTAAAccatattcatttcaaaaagcTAACAAAGAAGGTATTAAAATGATGAGATTACCCTTGAGTGAAATGTTAAATTGGGGAACAGGATCTTCAAAAAATCTTCCTCTCAATCAAGTTCTTCATATCATGTTAGAGTTAAAACGGACTAAGAATTGGACCGAAGCATTAAATGTTATACCTAAACggaaattaaaggaaattaaagaaaaggagcaaaaaagaaaacaagatataataatgtacaaattttatagatag
- the LOC726580 gene encoding nucleolar pre-ribosomal-associated protein 1, translating to KYNNKNMLKRKLSCEININIKRKKRNITNSILDDISHENYTKEFDNELLEEFQDVKTNKKDEKNKKYKMDTNKVIKYLDGKFFKESFNSTNNLDILREFIKICNENKEKDLAAEYLNAGGNIFDILKLLNTADKKGMNTAIIVFSAVRILIIKILGEYPQYQSNAKEACRHLINSNLSIIHSMLSIQSNAKQQKIILQLLAAIVSLDLNLSRELLIHLSLPLEVIKSLVQHRKPTDNHNIRNCFIHFIMAFLIEGNVSIIRLLLDKRDLFSNIFSDLIYDSKDIVILILTTLKTYILQNPNVSKTMKLQLFSISIIQNLICLYNWKGPNNHPKFKTQSFIPETQYLEEKEIVIEIVHDFLIILLTSHRYGIIFHDYMLGTSHVKHNNMVNIVLQSLDRPWEYEKPSNLVIKIMAACPDLIKSQFVLLEPYIEPRVSLKWIAIIKFIREIIQSMDINTKKICSLELNVLQLANAIISLTIPVVILKQAIVPALSHSNIIIRHEAILTLITIFNQIQKYLSILKTVYKNNDDFCMFKNFLTEFIMKNIPNLNMIFDVWNSTFISNLVESNDKENIIEPNRYEHLTAILNLLHMYNETCPKLLDVISDMQCDTFLNILNKLEDINVIELNIIKVKAIHFLVILYPYEFFPHKKLFNDVLSFLISILNEEVSSTALSIKATIRTLLNNTGMFEECNDHLDIWINGFINLDHKKKVIKWFIHIIKEAVNDIEKYVNEIIKTEEIFDQEAVHIDRFQNIFDELMNKSVIYENFENNILRMQHFTSISPLLCCMLHKTKEESHPSILSYLSYILIHTLHYQVIPQCLIYLAKDIKKLPVKEYLLSWLENNEPVNLEHIPSMTLTYKLNSIFLNDTELQINKIFNGNNVITFQYNEENIIIHHSLSTYEIIYSFKMTIFYLIQLSKKGVLTKVQSNNYKIFLISLLHIAKSSSNNYIILNECAKSIFTHPIILYYFSPFYQKNVLKTMMTLMLIDICNVIIALFKEYNIKNLFFHFKNKLLIQLYKMIDKKEKNEKINNIDMIITLLEILQLTSKEIVCLLKKLIKLENIMFISNDKNLSIYGYIVPKLLQIINSNEMKSERNIFFELNAEFVKDLCLHLLFLKSNLIMNYEIWEIALYEYFLNFSFNIGGIDINIFTSLLSTKITNTTVNLISLLIKRNIKFIPIFVEYITKSKNIERGNIILPIVASNLNFKWDLDFLQNLRKHYEIEIISYLCNPKETKSWIEENVIAICYLIKTTFSFKTCHDTCNIILQIGDKLDMISIQYVQILQGIYNKFAVSELENEKLIMNLIQIFLHIITVTLKKESKNIQKLQILCEVLNDAVKHLKNKRKDFRFEALNNNHSWSQFIRFSLKFGLKEIKNNKEPVKILKTLSSLCNIAYKNNSDDENVKILFEMATSHSEFINIMLDSSDTKRDLVELLWILMQKNKIVMISTHIPVYLAAYNATLSEADQFILLILQYYESNNINICEYQPYVWGNTAATYYSVKNDICTSLWREPSISQVLSLFEEDIINNTIKKYPVDRALKNNEVYEKDDVYDPAFYLPLLYFLLSENNIVSCHKVAQSGALALIFAACSSKHSDVRMIAYTIISRYYIHLETSSSKTKLLWMRLIDALRYGIISLQSELNTIRLNCLISTFLARTSLIITKPLHPLYSTLQIFLVAKPALDINTIPELLQLFHSSDVQYKIHRCWILENIRDSMKTENELEIAFKCVLFKILLNFYISSLSDSDTKKLILEIINVTLKIPKASILFIECYGLLPWLLEVVKNLHKVNEVQHIELIVKIMNKLLNTILNIKGDVIHYKLMLLNIALCLKSYLVKDIKIKTFILYINILQKLILLKHIKIIVTKEYILEILEFSKKLLDNIEECDDMLRFGCEYVTKVDFLKSDDEIEIAKNSLRTLIWTWCIHEVD from the exons aagtataataataaaaacatgctcaaaagaaaattatcttgtgaaattaatataaatataaaacgaaagaaaagaaatattacaaattcaattttagatGATATATCTCATGAGAATTATACAAAAGAATTTGATAATGAATTACTAGAAGAATTTCAAG atgtgaaaactaataaaaaagatgaaaaaaataaaaaatataagatggatacaaataaagtaataaaatatttggatggaaaattttttaaagaaagtttTAATTCTACAAATAACTTAGATATATTaagagaatttataaaaatttgcaatgaaaacaaagaaaaagatttggctgcagaatatttaaatgcaggtggcaatatttttgatatattaaaattattaaatacagcagataaaaaaggaatgaaTACTGCTATAATTGTGTTTTCTGcagtaagaatattaataataaa AATATTAGGAGAATATCCACAATATCAATCTAATGCAAAAGAGGCATGTCGTCATttgattaattcaaatttatcaataattcattcaatGTTATCTATACAAAGTAATGCAAagcaacaaaaaataattttacaattacttGCTGCAATAGTTTCATTAGATTTAAATCTATCACGTGAATTACTTATTCATTTGTCTTTACCATTAGAAGTTATTAAATCTCTTGTTCAACATAGAAAACCTAcagataatcataatataagaaattgttttattcattttattatggCTTTTTTAATAGAAGGAAATGTGTCAATTATCAGACTTCTCTTGGATAAACGTGATttgttttctaatatattttctgatttaatatatgattccaaagatattgttattttaattttaactactcttaaaacttatattcttcaaaatccAAATGTTAGCAAAACTATGAAGTTAcagttattttcaatatcaattattcaaaatcttaTATGTCTTTATAATTGGAAAGGTCCAAATAATCACCCAAAATTTAAAACTCAAAGTTTTATACCAGAAACACAATAtcttgaagaaaaagag atagttattgaaattgtgcatgattttttaattatattgttaacatCACATCGATATGgcattatttttcatgattatATGCTTGGTACTTCACAtgttaaacataataatatggtGAATATAGTACTTCAGAGTTTAGATCGACCTTGGGAATATGAAAAACCATCAAatttagttattaaaataatggcaGCATGtccagatttaattaaatctcaatTTGTTCTTTTGGAACCATATATTGAACCCAGAGTATCATTGAAATGgattgcaataataaaatttataagagag ataATACAGTCAATGGATATAAACACTAAAAAGATATGTTCATTAGAATTAAATGTATTGCAATTAGCTAAtgcaataatatctttaaccATACCAGTAGTAATTTTGAAACAAGCGATTGTACCAGCTTTGTctcattctaatataataatacgacATGAGGCAATACTTACacttattactatatttaatcagatacaaaaatatttatcaattttaaaaacagtTTACAAAAACAATGATGATTTttgtatgtttaaaaattttttaacagaatTCATAATGAAg aatataccaaatttaaatatgatatttgatgTATGGAATTCtacttttatatcaaatttagttGAAAGTAatgacaaagaaaatattatagaaccAAATAGATATGAACATTTGAcagctattttaaatttattacatatgtataatgaaACATGtccaaaattattagatgTAATATCTGATATGCAATgtgatacatttttaaatatattgaataaattggaaGATATAAATGTCATTGaactcaatattataaaagtaaaagctATTCATTTTTTAGTCATATTATATCCTTATGAGTTTTTTCCGCATAaa aaattatttaatgatgtattatcatttttaatatctattttaaatgaagaagtatcttcaactgcattgagTATAAAAGCAACAATCCGGACTTTATTAAACAATACAGGAATGTTTGAAGAATGTAATGATCATTTGGATATTTGGATTAatggttttataaatttagatcataaaaagaaagtaataaaatggtttattcatattataaaagaagcaGTTaacgatattgaaaaatatgtaaatgaaataattaaaactgaagaaatttttgatcaaGAAGCAGTTCATATTGatagatttcaaaatatatttgatg aattaatgaataaatctgttatttacgaaaattttgaaaataatattttacgtatGCAACATTTTACATCAATATCACCTCTTTTATGTTGCATGTTACATAAAACTAAAGAAGAGTCACATCcttcaattttatcttatttgtcttatattttaatacatacgTTGCATTATCAAGTAATACctcaatgtttaatatatttagctaaagatattaaaaaattaccagtaaaagaatatttattaagttggTTAGAAAACAATGAACCTGTTAATCTTGAACATATTCCCTCAATGACTTTAACATATAAactaaattcaatatttttaaatgatactgaattacaaataaataaaatatttaacggcAACAATGTGAttacttttcaatataatgaggagaatataataattcatcattcTTTATCaacatatgaaattatatattcgtttaaaatgactatattttatttaattcaacttAGTAAAAAAGGTGTTTTGACGAAAGTgcaaagtaataattataagatatttttaatatcactaTTACATATTGCAAAAAGtagttcaaataattatattattttaaatgaatgtgcaaaatcaatttttactcatcctattattttatattatttttctccattttatcaaaaaaacgttttaaaaacTATGATGACTCTTATGCTTATTGATAtttgtaatgtaataattgctttgtttaaagaatataatataaaaaatttattttttcatttcaaaaataaattactaatacaactatataaaatgatagacaaaaaagaaaaaaatgaaaaaataaataatattgatatgatCATTACTTTGTTAGAGATATTACAACTGACATCAAAAGAAATTGTctgtttattaaagaaattaataaaattagagaatattatgtttatttcaaatgataaaaatttatcaatatatggatatatagTTCCGAAActcttacaaataattaatagcaaCGAAATGAAATccgaacgaaatatattttttgagttGAATGCAGAATTCGTTAAAGATCTATgtttgcatttattatttttaaaatcaaatttaattatgaattatgaaatatggGAAATAgcattatatgaatattttttaaatttttcgtttaatattgGTGGAATTGATATTA atatttttacatcattattatcaacaaaaatcacaaatacaactgtaaatttaatttcacttcttattaaaagaaatataaagtttatacCCATTTTTGtggaatatataacaaaatctaaaaatatagaaagaggtaatattatattacctaTAGTTgcaagtaatttaaattttaaatgggatttagattttttacaaaatttgagaaaacattatgaaattgaaataatatcttatttgtGTAAtccaaaagaaacaaaatcttggatagaagaaaatgttattgcaatttgttatttaattaaaactacattttcttttaaaacatGTCATGAtacatgtaatattattttacaaattggtGATAAATTAGATATGATATCTATACAATATGTACAAATTCTCCaaggtatatataataaatttgctgTCTCAGAactggaaaatgaaaaattgatcatgaatttaatacaaatttttcttcatataattactgtaactttaaaaaaagaatctaaaaatattcaaaaacttCAAATTCTTTGTGAAGTATTAAATGATGCcgttaaacatttaaaaaataaaagaaaagattttagatttgaagcattaaataataatcattcatGGTCACAATTTATacgattttctttaaaatttggtctaaaagaaataaaaaataacaaagaaccagtgaaaatattaaaaacgttAAGTAGTTTATGtaatattgcatataaaaataacagtgACGATGAAAatgtcaaaattttatttgaaatggcAACTTCTCattcagaatttattaatattatgttggATTCATCAGATACTAAaa gaGATTTAGTAGAGTTGTTATGGATtcttatgcaaaaaaataaaatagttatgaTATCGACCCATATACCTGTTTATTTAGCAGCATATAATGCTACTTTAAGTGAAGCTGATCAATTCATTTTACTT attttgcaatattatgaaagtaataatattaatatttgtgaatATCAGCCATATGTATGGGGAAATACGGCCGCAACATATTACAGtgtgaaaaatgatatatgtaCTTCTTTATGGAGGGAACCATCTATTAGTCAAGTTTTAAGTTTATTTGAGGaggatataataaacaataccATAAAGAAATATCCTGTAGATAGAGCTTTGAAg aataatgaaGTATACGAAAAAGATGATGTATATGATCCAGCATTTTATTtgccattattatattttttattatcagaaaataatattgtatcatGTCATAAAGTTGCTCAAAGTGGAGCATTAGCATTGATATTTGCTGCATGTAGTAGTAAACATTCTGATGTTCGAATGATAGCttatactattatttctaGATATTATATCCACTTGGAAACTTCtag ttCAAAAACCAAGTTATTATGGATGCGACTAATAGATGCATTGCGTTATGGTATTATATCATTGCAATCGGAACTTAATACCATacgtttaaattgtttaatttctacatttttagCAAGAACATCTTTGATAATTACAAAACCATTACATCCACTTTATTCaactttacaaatatttttggtaGCTAAACCAGcattagatataaatacaatacctGAATTATTACAACTTTTCCACAGTTCCGATgtgcaatataaaatacatagatgttggattttggaaaatattcgcGATAGTATGAAAACAGAAAATGAACTGGAGATAGCTTTTAAATGTGTTTTGTTTaagatacttttaaatttttatatttctagtcTTTCAGATTCAGATACGAAG aaacttatcttggaaattattaacgttacattaaaaattccaaaagcttcaatactttttatagAATGTTATGGATTACTTCCTTGGTTATTAgaagttgttaaaaatttacataaagtGAATGAAGTGCAACACATCGAACTTATAgtgaaaataatgaacaaaCTTCTTAAtactatattgaatataaaaggaGATGTTATCCATTACAAATTAAtgcttttaaatattgcattatgTTTAAAGTCATATTtagttaaagatattaaaattaagacctttatattatatattaatattttacaaaaattaattctcttaaagcatataaaaataattgttactaaagaatatatattagaaattcttgaattctctaaaaaattattggataatATAGAGGAATGTGACGATATGTTACGTTTCGGTTGTGAATATGTAACTAaagtagattttttaaaaagtgatgATGAAATTGAGATagcaaaaaatagtttaagaaCATTAATATGGACTTGGTGTATTCATGAAGTTgattaa
- the LOC551738 gene encoding F-box/LRR-repeat protein 4 isoform X1: protein MISHDEIKVEVVPINGERIEGKEETVIFVEQFVKDVCDFSSQYGSNISISYTAYNIAGNPSKFPDYGDFPQAFVMRTYGKWWDKAPSRLIDYMPQNNINITSQDYIDLEYYQEVYPIRVSIYETYNPGSVIGIWAQNSEGKWYQLWNGFPQVVPHKPRIFSPYLQLCNFKTKVIRLEFNHTLLDYYTELDAVLLIGTSELIVPNNLHNQNLNDLSQELGYLKQSDDDIYNLTPDYLKANQDLIILKKTLSKHCKLFKSKVIDNVSKGKLISKIGQHYQSVPPIEEAFNSLQQFLQEDFPKLIRDIHHSIPNTTEQNNSLQKKFLVSSTDFENQSYCNFSILPDETVLKILKNLDLRSLCCLCRVNKHFNNIARDALLYTSLNLKPYWYCLDTAALNSLAPRCHYLQQLDLSWCGNYNMIKYQDFIYFLRISGTVLTHLRLNCCQFVNDPIILEISKICKNLKELCLCNCMGITNEGFSKLENLKYLERLDLYRTSIETSTLCSILKRNTQMRHLNLAGMHDRLNIDEVAVELGNSCPYLESVDFWKAQTLTPQGVRALAHCTKLREVDFGWCGGMGAPGDSLRALLFSCRYLEKVFLAALRGLTDRDLEPLLLCQRLQQLDLLGARSLTPDICYGILLFCPKLEMIDLSFCEGINDFIVQEWRQQYPHVSIKRSFQVISSNMI from the exons ATGATATCTCATGACGAGATAAAAGTTGAAGTAGTACCGATAAATGGAGAAAGAattgaaggaaaagaagaaactgtTATTTTTGTCGAACAGTTTGTTAAAGATGTGTGTGATTTTAGTTCGCAATATGGAAGTAATATTAGTATTTCATATACAGCCTATAATATTGCTGGAAATCCAAGTAAATTTCCTGATTATGGTGATTTTCCACAAGCTTTTGTTATg agaaCATATGGAAAATGGTGGGATAAAGCACCTTCaagattaatagattatatgccacagaacaatataaatattactagcCAGGATTATATag atCTAGAATATTATCAAGAGGTATATCCAATTAGAGTATCAATATATGAAACTTACAATCCTGGAAGTGTAATTGGGATTTGGGCACAAAATTCCGAAGGCAAGTGGTATCAATTATGGAATGGATTTCCTCAAGTTGTGCCACACAAGCCGCGAATATTTTCTCCATATTTGCAGCTATGTAATTTTAAGACAAAAGTAATAAGACTAGAATTTAATCATACTTTATTAGACTATTATACAGAATTAGATGCTGTATTACTTATTGGTACATCAGAATTAATTGTACCTAATAACTTGcacaatcaaaatttaaatgatcttTCACAAGAATTGGGGTATCTTAAACAAAGTgatgatgatatttataatttaacacctgattatttaaaagcaaatcaagatttaataattcttaaaaaaacacTTTCTAAACActgtaaactttttaaaag TAAAGTAATAGATAATGTATCCAAGggtaaattaatatctaaaataggTCAACATTATCAATCTGTTCCTCCTATAGAAGAAGCATTCAACAgtttacaacaatttttacaagaagATTTTCCAAAACTTATTAGAGATATTCATCATTCAATACCAAATACTACTGAACAAAATAATTCTCtccagaaaaaatttttagtatcttcaactgattttgaaaatcaatcatattgcaatttttcaatacttccg gatgaaactgtattaaaaattttaaaaaatctagatTTAAGATCATTATGTTGTTTATGCAgagtaaataaacattttaataacattgcaAGAGATGCTTTGTTGTATACAAGTCTTAATTTAAAACCTTACTGGTATTGTTTAGATACAGCTGCATTAAATAGTTTAGCACCTAGGTGTCATTATTTGCAACAATTAGATCTTTCATGGtgtggaaattataatatgattaagtatcaagattttatatattttcttcgtataTCTGGAACTGTTTTGACACATTTAAGACTAAATTGTTGTCAATTTGTAAATGATCCtattattcttgaaatttcgaaaatatgtaagaatttaaaag aattatgttTGTGTAATTGTATGGGGATAACAAACGAAGGATTTTCAAagctcgaaaatttaaaatatctagaaCGTTTAGATCTTTACAGAACAAGCATAGAAACTTCTACATTatgttctattttaaaaaggaatacTCAAATGCGTCATTTAAATTTAGCAGGAATGCATGATCGTTTAAATATAGATGAAGTTGCTGTTGAGTTAGGAAATTCTTGTCCATATTTAGAAAGTGTAGATTTTTGGAAAGCACAAACTTTAACTCCACAGGGAGTCAGAGCTTTAGCTCACTGTACTAAACTTCGAGAAGTGGATTTTGGATGGTG cGGTGGTATGGGTGCTCCTGGTGATTCCTTACgagcattattattttcatgtcGCTATctagaaaaagtatttttagcAGCACTTAGAGGATTAACAGATCGTGATTTAGAACCACTTTTATTATGTCAACGATTACAACAATTGGATTTATTAGGAGCTCGTTCTCTTACTCCTGATATATgttatggaattttattattttgcccTAAATTAGAAATGATTGATCTTAGCTTTTGTGAAggtattaatgattttattgtaCAAGAATGGCGTCAACAATATCCACATGTTTCTATTAAAAGAAGTTTTCAAGTAATTAGctcaaatatgatataa